A single genomic interval of Panthera uncia isolate 11264 chromosome A1 unlocalized genomic scaffold, Puncia_PCG_1.0 HiC_scaffold_17, whole genome shotgun sequence harbors:
- the SPINK7 gene encoding serine protease inhibitor Kazal-type 7, translating to MKIIGSLLLFCTVTHFFSSSEAASLSLTTGNCSIYKKYPVVAIPCPIMYLPVCGSDYITYGNECHLCIENLKSNGKVQFLHEGAC from the exons ATGAAGATCATTGGGAGTTTGCTCCTGTTCTGCACAGTGACCCATTTCTTCAGCAGCTCAG AAGCTGCTAGCCTATCTTTAACAACA GGGAACTGCAGCATTTACAAGAAGTACCCAGTGGTGGCCATCCCCTGCCCCATCATGTACCTGCCTGTCTGTGGTTCTGATTACATCACCTATGGGAATGAATGCCACCTATGCATTGAGAATTT GAAAAGTAACGGAAAAGTTCAGTTTCTTCATGAAGGAGCATGCTAA